The following proteins come from a genomic window of Sorghum bicolor cultivar BTx623 chromosome 3, Sorghum_bicolor_NCBIv3, whole genome shotgun sequence:
- the LOC8073301 gene encoding metallothionein-like protein 2A — MSCCGGNCGCGSGCKCGSGCGGCKMYPDMAEQQVTTTAKTLVMGVAPSSKGHAEGGFEAAAGAGAENDGCKCGPNCSCNPCTCK; from the exons ATGTCGTGCTGCGGAGGCAACTGCGGGTGCGGCTCCGGCTGCAAGTGCGGCAGCGGCTGCGGAGG GTGCAAGATGTACCCGGACATGGCTGAGCAGCAGGTGACCACCACCGCCAAGACTCTCGTCATGGGTGTCGCACCATCGTCCAAggg GCACGCCGAGGGCGGGTTCGAGGCGGCGGCCGGCGCCGGAGCTGAGAACGACGGGTGCAAGTGCGGCCCCAACTGCAGCTGCAACCCCTGCACCTGCAAGTGA